One Streptomyces sp. CG4 genomic window, CGGGACGAGCGGGGTGCCGGTCGCGGGGAGGGAGTGCGCCGGAGCGACGGCCGAGGAAAGGGGCGGAAGGGGCGGGATGCCGCCGAACCAGCCCGTGCCGCCGACGGACGTGCCCTTTCCGCCGCCGTCGCCGAAGTGACCGCCGTCACCGCCCTGGCCGTTCTCGTTGCCGTCGCCCTTGCCCTTGCCGCCCTTGCCCTTGCCGTTGCCGCCGTTGCCGCCGTTCTCGTCGCCCTGGCCGCCGTTCCCCTGGCCGTCGACCGAGCCGACGGCGGTCAGGACGACCTTGCAGAAGCGGCTCACCCGGGCGCTGCCGCCCGCCAGGTTCTCCAGCGCACGCCGGCGCCCGGCGTCCAGGCTCTTGCCGTCCCGCATGTCCTGGCAGGCCGCGGCGGCGTCCTTCCATCGGCTGCCGGGCGTGCCGGAGGGGTCGCCGGCGCCCGGCGAAGCGTTCTTGCCCGGCGGGTTGTCCGGTCCGGTGGCTTCGCCGGAGGCGCCGCCGCGGCGCGTGCCCGCGCCGCGGCTCGGGGTGCCGGGGCTCGGGGTCGGGCCGTGGCTGCCCTCCGGCGAGACCGAGGCGGGCGGCCCGTCGGAGGGCGCGCCGGCGGAGACGGAGGAGGCGGGGTGCGCGGGCCCGAACGGCGTGGGCAGCATCCCGGTCCCGGCGGCCATGGCGACCCCGCCGAGCGTGCCCACGGTCAGCGCGGCGGCGAGCGCCAGGCGCACCGGCCGGGCCCAGCGGGGCCGCCGGGCCGGGATTCCGGTACGGGCCGGGGCGCCGATGCGGACCAGGCCGGAGTCGGCGCCGGGCCTCGGCAGGGCGGGGGCGCCGTCGGCGTGGGCGACGGCGCTCCGTTCGGCGTCGGCGGCCTCACGGGCCTTGCGGAACGCGGCCAGGGCGGCCTGTTCGCCGGGGAGTTCACCGGTGGCGGGGGCCGCCTCCGCGGACAGCGCGCCGAGCACTCGGGAGAGGCGTTCGGCCTGGTCACGTGCGGAGGCGTCGACGGCTTCCAGCGGCTCACCGCGCAGCAGACGGTCCGCCGTCTCACGGTTCAGCCACTTGTCCTGCTCGTCGGCCATCACATGTCCTTCTGCGTCCGCGCACGCGTATCCGTCACAGTCGCGGACGACACCGCGCGACCGCGCGGTTCTCTCTGGGGTGGGAGCGCATCCAGCACGCCCGCCGATTCCGGATCGTCGCCGAGCAGCTCTGCCAGGCGTTTCAGGCCGCGGTGCGCCGCGGTGCGTACGGCACCGGCGCGTTTGCCGAGGGTCTCGGCGGCGGTCTTGGCATCGAGGCCGACCACCACGCGCAGGACGACCGCCTCGGCCTGGTCCTGCGGGAGCCGCGCGATGAGGGAGAGGGCGCCGTCGGTGGCCAGGGCCTCGATGGCCTCGCCGGCCGTGTCGGACTCGGCGGCCCGGCCGGTCAGCTCCGTCTCGTCGCCGCCTATGACGGGGCGGCGGCCGCGCATCCGTATGTGGTCCAGGGCGCGGTTACGGGCGATCCGGGCGGCCCAGCCACGGAAGCGGTCGGCGTCTCCGCTGAACCGGTCGAGGTCGCGGGCGATCTGCAACCAGGCCTCGGACGCGACGTCCTCGGCGTCCGGATCACCGACCAGCGTGCGGACATACCCGAGCAGCCGCGGTTGCACGGCGCGATACACCGTACGAAATGCGGCCTCGTCTCCGTCCTGGGCCGCACGCACCGCGGCGGTCAGCTCCGCGTCGTCCCCCAGCACCTGACTCCCTTTACGCCTGTTTCCCGGTCCGGCGCGAAAGGCACGTTACGGCGTGAAACCGCGCCTCGTCCATGTCCGTAGAAGATGCAACTAACTGTTGACAAGGTGCGGGTGTGCGCAGGGTAAGGGCCGAGCGTGGTCGGGGTGTGACAGAAAACGCACTCCCGGCGCTGAAGGAAGTACGGGTCGCGCGCGGCCCGTCAGCGCGACGGCCGGGGCCTCTCCTGTGGGGGGTGGCGGCCCCGGCCGTTGCCCCGGCACCTACCCCTCTGACCTGCGACGATGCGGGGTGCCACCCGTCGCCGTGCCCAGCAGCGTGACCAGCGCGTCCGGCACTTCACGCGATGCCTCCCAGGCCGATGCGCCGAGCCGTCCCGGTCGCGGGCCTGCCGGTGAGTGATGCCTCACATTCGCGGAGACCTCCACGGGGTCCTCCCCCGCGTACGACGGCGAAGGGTGTCCTCGCGGCAGGGGCCCGGCATGCCCTGCAAGATCTCCACCAGGTAGCCTCATCCCCGAGCACCGCTCAGCAAGGAGAAGACCGTGGCGCGTTCTGCAGCTGGTTGAACTGCACATGTCGAAGGCCAACTTAACCACCCGGCGGTCCTTCGTGCTCGGGTGCGCGGCGATGGTGCCCGCCCTGGCACAGGGCCTCTCACCGTCACACTCTGCGGATCGCCCTGCCAGCCTCGATGAGGAGACCGTAGCCTTGACGACGCCCACCGCAGGCCTTGTGCGCTTCCCCGCCGGGTTCCGCTGGGGCTCCTCCAGCTCGGCCACCCAGACCCAGGGTGCGACTCCGGCAGACAACTGGTGGGGCTGGGAGCAAGCCGGCAAGGCGCCCGCCAGCGGCGACGGAAACGGCTTCGGCGACCGGTACGCGGCCGACTTCGCCCTGCTGGCCGACTGGGGATTCGGCGACTACCGGCTGTCGCTGGACTGGGCTCGGCTCGAACCGCAACCAGGCCGGCACGACGCCCGGGCCATCGAGCACTACCGGCACATCCTGCAGGCCGGCCGCCGGTCGGGGCTGAGCCTATGGGTCTGTCTCCTGCATACCGCCCTGCCGAAGTGGTTCGCCGCCGACGGCGGATTCCTCGCTCCCTCGGCCCACGCCACGTGGGCCCGCCACGTCGACTTCATCGGCGAGACCTTCGGCGACCTGGCCGACGGCTGGATGCCGGTCAACAACCCCTTCAGCTACGCGCTCAAGGGCTACCTGGCCGGCACGTTCCCGCCGGGACACACTTCGCGCGACGAGTTCCGCACGGTCCTTCGGGCCATCCACCAGGCCGACTTCGAGGCGGCCCTGCGCCTGCGCCAGGGCGGTCGGCCCACCGCCACGAACGAGTCGCTGGCCGTGCCGCACCCGGCCGACGACAGCGCGGCCGCCGCGGCGGCGACGGCCGATCTGGATGCGGCCGTGTGGGACTCGTGGCTCTCCCTCGCACGCACGCCGCGGTACGAAAGCGCATTCGATCTCTACGGCTTCAGCTACTACTACAACCCGGCCATCACCGCCGAGGGGAAGATCATCCCCTATCCGGCCGGTGAACCGGTCGGCCCGCAAGGCTACGTCGTCTGGCCGGAGGGCTTGGGCCAGGTCCTCACCCGCCTGCGCACAGAACTGCCGGGCAAGCGCTACCTGGTGGCCGAGATCGGCTACGGCGGTGACGACGACACCCAGCGCATCGCCTACCTGACCGCCGCGCTTCGCCAGGTCGCCGATGCGCTCGCCGGCGGTATGGACATCGCCGGCGTCCACCTGTGGACAGCGGTGGACAACTACGAGTGGCTGAACGGATTCTCCGTCCCCTTCGGGCTGTTCGACCACAACCGCGAGCCTCGCCCCAGCGCCACCGCCATCCAGGCTCTGATGCGGGCCTAGCCACCTGCGGCCGACCTCCCCATCCCGGTGGCCGGGGAGGGCCCGATGACCGACCGGCCGAATAAGTTACCGAAGACAACAAAACGTTTCGATAACGCCTTGGCCGTGTGTCACCTCTTGGCCATCACCGGGTACCCGACAGCTGCTGTCTCGCAGTTGCGTGGCGACGCGAAAAGACCAGGTCAC contains:
- a CDS encoding RNA polymerase sigma factor — translated: MLGDDAELTAAVRAAQDGDEAAFRTVYRAVQPRLLGYVRTLVGDPDAEDVASEAWLQIARDLDRFSGDADRFRGWAARIARNRALDHIRMRGRRPVIGGDETELTGRAAESDTAGEAIEALATDGALSLIARLPQDQAEAVVLRVVVGLDAKTAAETLGKRAGAVRTAAHRGLKRLAELLGDDPESAGVLDALPPQREPRGRAVSSATVTDTRARTQKDM
- a CDS encoding family 1 glycosylhydrolase, with product MTTPTAGLVRFPAGFRWGSSSSATQTQGATPADNWWGWEQAGKAPASGDGNGFGDRYAADFALLADWGFGDYRLSLDWARLEPQPGRHDARAIEHYRHILQAGRRSGLSLWVCLLHTALPKWFAADGGFLAPSAHATWARHVDFIGETFGDLADGWMPVNNPFSYALKGYLAGTFPPGHTSRDEFRTVLRAIHQADFEAALRLRQGGRPTATNESLAVPHPADDSAAAAAATADLDAAVWDSWLSLARTPRYESAFDLYGFSYYYNPAITAEGKIIPYPAGEPVGPQGYVVWPEGLGQVLTRLRTELPGKRYLVAEIGYGGDDDTQRIAYLTAALRQVADALAGGMDIAGVHLWTAVDNYEWLNGFSVPFGLFDHNREPRPSATAIQALMRA